A single genomic interval of Zobellia nedashkovskayae harbors:
- a CDS encoding MBOAT family O-acyltransferase, protein MLFNSFEFLLFFPIVAILYYIITPKYRWLFLLVASYYFYMNWQPIYAILIFTSTLVTYLCALKIDSTPIQNRKKTYLTASLIINLGILFLFKYYNFFNESIFGLLNDWGIRMTLPNFDLLLPVGISFYTFQAVGYTIDVYRGEIKSEKHFGIYALFVSFFPQLVAGPIERAVNLLPQFKETKTFNYHQAAQGIKLMIWGYFMKIVVADRLAIYVNSVYGAPEYHSSITLLVATTFFAFQIYCDFAGYSNIAIGCAKIMGFDLMTNFRRPYFAQSCAEFWSRWHISLSTWFKDYVYIPLGGNRVGTAKNYRNILITFLVSGLWHGANWTYVIWGGLNGLYQVIFKILGVSPNRKKERSGFNLFYAGNLLLTFVLISFSWIFFRANSLSDAITVIKRIATVQGDFFIGDKSSFVYSLFAIILLMLKDAYDEFYPNGTLFFTSKVRLIRYLSYSFVIALILLLGVFDGGQFIYFQF, encoded by the coding sequence ATGCTATTCAATTCTTTTGAATTTTTATTATTCTTTCCAATAGTAGCCATACTGTACTACATAATCACTCCAAAATATCGTTGGCTGTTTTTATTAGTAGCGAGTTATTACTTCTATATGAATTGGCAACCCATTTATGCCATTCTAATTTTCACTTCTACCTTAGTTACTTACTTGTGTGCTCTAAAAATTGATAGCACACCTATTCAAAATAGAAAAAAAACATATTTAACGGCAAGCCTAATTATTAATCTAGGCATTCTATTTCTATTCAAATATTACAATTTCTTTAATGAATCTATTTTTGGACTGCTTAATGATTGGGGAATCCGTATGACCCTACCCAACTTTGATCTTTTATTACCTGTTGGTATTTCATTTTATACTTTTCAAGCGGTCGGCTACACCATAGACGTCTATCGTGGGGAAATTAAAAGTGAAAAACACTTTGGAATTTACGCGCTTTTTGTTTCATTTTTCCCGCAACTAGTAGCGGGGCCTATTGAAAGGGCAGTAAACTTATTGCCTCAATTTAAAGAGACAAAGACATTCAATTATCATCAAGCAGCCCAAGGTATAAAACTTATGATTTGGGGCTACTTTATGAAAATAGTTGTTGCAGACCGTTTAGCAATTTATGTCAATTCCGTTTATGGCGCTCCCGAATATCATAGTTCCATTACACTGTTAGTAGCAACCACCTTTTTTGCGTTCCAAATTTATTGTGATTTTGCAGGATATAGCAATATTGCCATTGGGTGTGCCAAAATAATGGGATTTGACCTGATGACCAACTTTAGACGCCCCTATTTTGCTCAATCCTGTGCAGAATTTTGGTCTAGATGGCACATATCGTTATCTACTTGGTTTAAAGATTATGTCTACATACCACTAGGGGGAAATCGCGTGGGAACAGCAAAAAATTATCGTAATATACTTATCACTTTTTTAGTTAGTGGTTTATGGCATGGCGCTAATTGGACCTATGTTATTTGGGGTGGTTTAAACGGCCTTTATCAAGTTATATTTAAAATATTAGGTGTTTCCCCTAACCGAAAAAAAGAAAGGAGCGGTTTTAATCTATTTTATGCTGGGAATTTACTACTCACCTTCGTTCTTATTTCTTTTTCTTGGATTTTTTTCAGAGCTAATAGCCTGTCTGATGCTATTACTGTAATAAAACGTATTGCAACAGTTCAAGGGGATTTTTTTATTGGGGATAAAAGCTCGTTTGTTTATAGCTTGTTCGCTATTATTTTGCTAATGCTAAAAGATGCTTATGATGAATTCTATCCTAATGGAACTTTGTTCTTTACCAGCAAAGTGCGACTGATAAGATATCTATCCTATTCTTTTGTCATTGCCTTAATCCTTCTTCTCGGTGTTTTTGATGGAGGACAGTTTATTTATTTTCAGTTTTAA
- a CDS encoding glycosyltransferase family 4 protein, protein MKKVLLSAYACSPSKGSEEGRGWNWAIGLAEMGYTVHCMTNFDDKQKIENEHKKLNLPNLHFEFVELPWGLDEKLFDPNGKTIYLHYYLWKRKAANRAVKLHAEHSFDIAHHATYGSFQQGTCLYKLDNCKIIFGPVGGGQMALPIFKSYFGKSWRTEVIRGMVSKILVGYSGSLRRTLKKASYIINTNQETKDLLDNSKLANSNKSRLTEIYAIPKKYNTLPYIEKPDHEVLNIIWVGRVMPRKGLNLSLHALSFVPNDIPYKLTIVGGGKSEDLIKSWIKEYALDTSKIDVLGQIPFEEVANQYKKADIMLFCSLRDTSGTQIMEAMAYSLPLIVLNISGARNLVPESCSLKINPTSGDGTAKNIANAIIEFQSNPELRREKARNAHAHAMNSKWERRIKVFTEKYYEN, encoded by the coding sequence ATGAAAAAAGTTTTACTAAGTGCCTATGCCTGCTCCCCTTCTAAAGGCTCTGAAGAAGGCCGAGGATGGAATTGGGCGATAGGTCTTGCCGAAATGGGCTATACAGTACACTGTATGACCAACTTTGATGACAAACAGAAAATTGAGAATGAACATAAAAAATTGAATCTACCCAACCTTCATTTTGAATTTGTTGAATTACCGTGGGGCTTGGACGAAAAACTGTTTGACCCTAATGGTAAAACAATTTATTTACATTATTATCTTTGGAAAAGAAAAGCAGCAAACCGAGCTGTGAAATTGCATGCCGAACATAGTTTTGACATAGCTCATCACGCCACCTACGGTAGTTTTCAACAAGGCACCTGTCTTTATAAGCTCGACAACTGTAAAATAATATTTGGCCCTGTAGGTGGTGGTCAAATGGCACTACCTATTTTTAAATCATATTTCGGAAAATCATGGCGTACAGAAGTCATTAGAGGAATGGTTTCCAAAATTTTAGTTGGTTACAGTGGTAGTCTTAGAAGAACTCTGAAAAAAGCAAGCTATATTATCAATACCAACCAAGAAACAAAGGATCTTCTAGATAATTCTAAATTGGCAAATTCAAATAAGAGCCGATTAACAGAAATCTATGCTATACCAAAAAAATACAACACATTACCATATATAGAAAAACCCGATCATGAAGTGCTAAATATTATTTGGGTGGGAAGAGTTATGCCGAGGAAAGGCCTTAATCTATCATTACATGCGTTGTCATTTGTACCTAACGATATACCCTATAAATTAACAATTGTAGGTGGTGGCAAGAGCGAAGATCTAATCAAAAGCTGGATAAAAGAATATGCTTTAGACACTTCAAAAATTGATGTTCTAGGTCAAATACCCTTTGAAGAGGTAGCAAATCAATATAAAAAAGCAGATATAATGCTTTTCTGTTCATTGAGAGATACTTCAGGCACTCAAATTATGGAGGCAATGGCCTACAGCCTGCCCTTAATTGTATTAAATATAAGTGGGGCCCGTAATCTAGTACCTGAAAGTTGTTCCTTAAAAATAAATCCTACATCAGGAGATGGCACAGCTAAGAATATTGCAAACGCAATAATAGAATTTCAGTCTAACCCAGAGCTTCGCAGAGAAAAGGCTCGTAATGCCCATGCTCACGCTATGAACAGTAAATGGGAACGTAGAATAAAAGTGTTTACTGAAAAATATTATGAGAACTAA
- a CDS encoding O-antigen ligase family protein → MLQYIIAFIGIIIFGYFIVIKPTIETYVLFVAYGLCLIDTKILPMEYGLLRFFDVVSIVALILFFKEFISFTSNGKGRIYLILVILFWLFIILGKINSQFPLNNLQFTYQPFTIFIYARFVMLYLEKKKDNLYKFVQAFQLSIIAMVLVVFIQVVVGVQFSYMSGSSSNVFNESTGITRYPGLFLDSQTSGQFLALGSFSFLIFQPNSSTRKKQLYYIAFAFSVLAILLAGSRSALGGWLVGMVIVFFSMSARIKSTIILLAVMLFTTLTLLSPDGGGIFSRTDTISSDFLFRKSIWDETGDIIAQYPILGIGLANFQKYIKMYHQDLYLITEAGGDLYYLNQPENGYLKILVEHGYIGFFIFVILICLPLLSCFKKIYNGYQAKEMIYPVAAILSWGIAFNTVYSLIDYRMLLAVATYICLCIYSSKSTYVWTKNYIN, encoded by the coding sequence ATGCTTCAATACATCATAGCATTTATTGGTATTATAATCTTCGGATATTTTATAGTCATTAAACCGACCATAGAAACGTATGTTTTATTTGTAGCCTACGGACTTTGTCTAATTGACACCAAAATTCTACCTATGGAGTATGGTCTGTTAAGGTTTTTCGACGTTGTTTCTATTGTCGCTCTAATTTTATTTTTTAAAGAATTTATAAGTTTTACTTCCAACGGAAAAGGTAGAATTTATTTAATTTTAGTTATACTTTTCTGGCTTTTTATTATACTTGGTAAAATCAACTCTCAGTTCCCACTAAACAACCTTCAATTTACCTACCAACCCTTTACTATTTTTATTTATGCTCGTTTTGTAATGCTTTATTTAGAGAAAAAGAAAGATAATCTTTATAAGTTCGTACAGGCATTTCAACTTAGCATAATAGCAATGGTTTTAGTCGTATTTATTCAAGTTGTCGTAGGTGTGCAATTTTCTTATATGAGCGGCTCAAGCTCAAATGTTTTTAATGAAAGTACAGGAATCACAAGATACCCTGGCCTCTTTCTTGATTCGCAAACCAGTGGACAATTTTTGGCTTTAGGTAGTTTTAGTTTTCTAATTTTTCAACCTAATAGTTCAACTAGAAAGAAACAATTATACTATATAGCCTTTGCATTTAGTGTTTTAGCCATACTTCTAGCTGGAAGTCGTTCAGCTCTTGGAGGCTGGCTGGTAGGTATGGTAATAGTATTCTTTTCTATGAGTGCCAGAATTAAATCTACAATTATACTATTGGCCGTAATGCTATTTACTACATTAACACTTCTTTCTCCCGATGGAGGGGGTATCTTCAGTAGGACTGATACCATTTCCAGTGATTTTTTATTTAGAAAATCCATTTGGGATGAAACCGGTGATATTATTGCACAATATCCAATATTAGGTATCGGCCTCGCAAATTTTCAGAAGTACATCAAAATGTACCATCAAGATTTATATTTAATAACCGAAGCAGGTGGTGATTTATACTATCTAAATCAACCAGAAAATGGTTATTTAAAAATACTTGTCGAACATGGGTATATTGGCTTTTTTATTTTCGTAATACTTATTTGTTTACCCCTGTTAAGTTGTTTTAAAAAAATTTATAATGGATATCAGGCAAAAGAAATGATTTATCCCGTTGCAGCTATTTTATCCTGGGGCATTGCATTTAACACCGTTTATTCACTAATAGACTATAGAATGTTGTTAGCTGTAGCAACTTACATATGCTTATGCATCTATAGTAGTAAAAGTACTTACGTATGGACAAAAAATTACATCAATTAG
- a CDS encoding glycosyltransferase family 4 protein has translation MKTKILIGIPPKNHINLAMDEVQGLTDLGYDCDTIVYTRNKPFAGKIDKLLGVLANAFALVKRLYNFKPNMIYLNSRFEPVGTTRDFITILLIRLLYWHKLNIAIKTHGSDLSILTKKSFFFDSLVIPYLSKQVTLWFFLSHEEKNNIAKLAPKFAEKAYVTGNIIDPNRSIKSEAFLSAHGLNDNRFKFFFAGRMIAEKGIFSIIRAIPHFKYKEDCVFIFAGNGEEYDEFKAEIKSLQIEKYVHLTGFLPEEECDHFYANSDALVFPTYFDEGFPMALFKSIGCGLPVITTQTRAAIDHLKEPDNCLWVNGKDSQSVKKALTMIYESDELRNKMRKNNLVLGQNFTKRKITEQMHQDFIKATVSN, from the coding sequence ATGAAAACTAAGATTCTAATTGGTATTCCTCCAAAAAATCACATAAACCTGGCAATGGACGAGGTGCAAGGACTCACCGATTTAGGCTACGACTGTGATACTATCGTTTATACACGGAACAAACCCTTTGCCGGTAAAATTGATAAGCTACTGGGAGTCTTAGCAAATGCTTTTGCACTTGTGAAACGATTATATAACTTTAAGCCGAATATGATTTATTTAAATTCGCGTTTTGAACCAGTAGGGACCACACGCGACTTTATCACTATATTATTGATTAGATTACTCTATTGGCATAAGTTAAATATTGCTATTAAGACTCATGGGTCTGATTTGTCTATTCTGACTAAAAAATCTTTCTTTTTTGATTCATTGGTTATTCCCTATCTATCGAAACAAGTTACTCTTTGGTTTTTTCTTTCCCATGAAGAAAAAAACAATATTGCAAAATTAGCTCCAAAATTTGCGGAGAAGGCCTATGTTACTGGTAATATTATCGACCCAAATCGTTCCATTAAATCAGAAGCATTTTTATCGGCGCACGGGTTAAATGATAACCGTTTCAAATTTTTCTTTGCCGGGCGTATGATTGCAGAAAAGGGCATTTTTAGTATTATACGGGCCATCCCTCATTTTAAATATAAAGAAGACTGTGTTTTTATTTTTGCTGGTAACGGTGAAGAATATGATGAGTTTAAAGCAGAAATTAAAAGCTTACAAATTGAAAAATACGTGCACCTCACCGGTTTTTTACCCGAAGAAGAGTGTGATCATTTTTATGCCAATTCGGATGCCTTGGTTTTTCCAACCTATTTTGATGAAGGTTTCCCTATGGCATTGTTTAAATCAATCGGCTGTGGTCTTCCTGTAATTACTACTCAGACAAGGGCAGCCATTGACCATTTGAAAGAACCAGATAATTGCCTTTGGGTTAACGGAAAAGATTCTCAGAGTGTTAAGAAGGCTTTAACTATGATTTACGAAAGTGACGAATTGAGAAACAAAATGCGCAAAAACAATCTTGTTCTAGGTCAGAATTTTACAAAAAGAAAAATTACCGAACAAATGCACCAAGATTTCATTAAAGCCACAGTATCTAATTAA
- a CDS encoding glycosyltransferase family 2 protein, producing MTKISVIVPVYNTELYLEKCVNSIVSQTFSDIEVILVNDGSSDSSPRICDELQQRDKRIYVIHQKNQGVSAARNAGMKSANGDFVNFVDSDDSLEPDMLELLYNNAINFTADISICSVRKGNQEIETTTTQPRALTRDEAIIGLLNYSLNWGAYNKLFKIELAQLEAFEGSINEDVYFCFRVFQKASSFVFEDIKKYNYAVNDNSVSMSRFDSRYLQMTYVADKILNKVTDESTEIIETAKYNNIIANISIANLILISNETKYKKELYQIKQKLRNYHSFILSNKKVVLKHRVAYILIRFAPKYYRFLLGMYSKLTNSTIGDRV from the coding sequence ATGACAAAAATTAGTGTTATCGTACCCGTATACAATACCGAATTATATCTCGAAAAATGCGTGAATTCAATTGTGAGTCAAACGTTTTCGGATATTGAGGTGATTTTAGTAAATGACGGTTCTTCCGACTCAAGCCCAAGGATATGTGACGAATTGCAACAAAGAGATAAGAGAATATATGTTATTCATCAAAAAAACCAAGGTGTCTCAGCTGCTAGAAATGCAGGTATGAAAAGTGCAAATGGAGATTTTGTTAATTTTGTGGATAGTGACGATTCGCTGGAGCCAGACATGCTTGAGTTATTATATAATAACGCAATTAATTTTACAGCGGATATAAGTATTTGCTCTGTAAGAAAAGGCAACCAAGAAATTGAAACAACAACCACGCAACCAAGAGCGCTTACTAGGGATGAAGCAATAATTGGCCTACTTAATTACAGCTTAAATTGGGGTGCATATAATAAACTCTTTAAAATTGAATTAGCCCAACTGGAAGCTTTTGAAGGTTCCATAAATGAAGATGTTTATTTCTGTTTTAGAGTATTTCAAAAAGCTTCTTCATTTGTTTTTGAAGATATAAAAAAATATAACTACGCCGTAAATGATAATTCAGTTTCTATGTCTCGATTCGACTCGCGATATCTACAAATGACTTATGTAGCCGATAAAATTTTAAATAAAGTTACAGATGAGTCTACTGAAATTATTGAAACTGCCAAATACAACAATATCATTGCCAACATATCTATAGCAAACCTTATTTTAATATCCAATGAAACTAAGTACAAAAAAGAACTCTACCAAATCAAACAAAAACTTAGGAATTATCATTCATTCATTCTATCAAATAAAAAAGTCGTTCTGAAGCATCGTGTTGCTTATATATTGATAAGATTTGCCCCCAAATATTATAGGTTTTTGTTAGGAATGTATTCTAAATTGACAAACTCAACCATAGGTGATAGAGTTTAA
- a CDS encoding oligosaccharide flippase family protein, translated as MLNSITKLKSKLESKVLKNSFWGLAGSLFQNVFLSLFYVLIARHYSVDDFAKYIIANSLYQMIVAFSSMGLGHWFIREVINHSDKNKLAAKFLKMQAYFGIFFFSVNLILAFFLYTDSTVRILSLLFAANIIFDNIIYSIKNVNIAQFSQKKTVLVLSIEAFSKFVIACLLFVYPFSIIYLAVLLVITRFITLNLFLRIGAAEGFTLTGFWREEIPFSYIKGILSKYWPFAVIGSAYVIYWKIDTLIISKILPLEDVAHYENSFKIFSLAQLVPVVLSSTMLPKLVELHQKPDKTELQAVYKKIFRILMLYGLGAFTFTYSFADELVPWIFGEKYAESAQYTKEMFFTILVFPTSLLQANMLIAMKLEKLDMWFNINSVLINSAICLIGLYFIKSLSIVNYAIFISFIIFHISQDVVLLKNKIVGLPHIIGYLLITLITVCLYMFLQTKINDVILFPLFWIVIGLLVMVIFFKTKHNLKF; from the coding sequence ATGTTAAATAGTATAACCAAGCTTAAAAGCAAACTTGAATCTAAAGTTCTAAAAAATAGTTTTTGGGGGTTAGCAGGTAGTTTATTTCAAAACGTATTTTTAAGTCTATTTTACGTTTTAATCGCCAGGCATTATTCCGTTGATGATTTTGCCAAGTATATTATTGCCAATAGCCTCTACCAAATGATTGTGGCCTTTTCCTCTATGGGTCTTGGTCATTGGTTCATCAGAGAGGTAATCAATCATAGTGACAAGAACAAATTAGCGGCCAAATTCCTGAAAATGCAAGCTTATTTTGGTATATTCTTTTTTTCAGTAAACCTCATACTAGCATTTTTTTTATACACAGATTCAACCGTTCGCATACTTTCGTTACTTTTCGCTGCTAATATTATTTTTGACAATATTATCTATTCGATAAAAAATGTAAACATTGCCCAATTCTCTCAAAAGAAAACCGTACTTGTACTCTCTATTGAGGCATTCTCAAAATTTGTTATCGCCTGTTTGCTTTTTGTATACCCTTTTTCGATTATCTATTTGGCCGTATTACTTGTAATTACGCGTTTTATCACGTTAAATCTATTTTTGCGCATTGGTGCTGCGGAAGGTTTTACTTTAACAGGTTTTTGGCGTGAAGAAATACCATTTAGCTATATAAAGGGCATTCTCTCTAAATATTGGCCTTTTGCCGTTATAGGCAGTGCTTATGTTATTTACTGGAAAATCGATACGTTGATTATTTCCAAAATACTTCCTTTAGAAGATGTAGCTCATTATGAAAACTCTTTTAAGATATTTTCATTAGCTCAACTTGTGCCTGTAGTACTAAGCAGTACTATGCTTCCAAAGCTGGTAGAGCTTCATCAAAAACCAGACAAGACCGAATTACAAGCTGTTTATAAAAAAATATTTAGAATTCTCATGTTATATGGGCTTGGTGCATTCACTTTTACCTATTCCTTCGCAGACGAATTGGTGCCTTGGATATTTGGTGAAAAATATGCGGAATCTGCTCAATATACCAAAGAAATGTTTTTTACTATTTTGGTGTTTCCAACATCTCTATTACAGGCTAATATGCTAATTGCCATGAAGCTAGAAAAACTAGATATGTGGTTTAACATCAATAGTGTGCTAATTAACTCTGCAATTTGTCTTATCGGGTTATATTTTATAAAATCGCTATCTATAGTCAACTATGCGATATTCATTTCATTTATTATTTTTCACATCTCCCAAGATGTTGTATTACTTAAAAATAAAATTGTAGGTCTTCCGCACATTATTGGTTATCTACTTATAACGCTAATTACGGTATGCTTATATATGTTTTTGCAAACTAAAATTAATGATGTTATTCTTTTCCCATTATTTTGGATTGTTATCGGTTTACTAGTAATGGTTATATTTTTTAAAACAAAGCATAACTTAAAATTTTAA
- a CDS encoding acyltransferase family protein — translation MKERNISIDILKFFAALLITNSHMELLYPNKIFATGGAIGDALFFFTIGFVLFLKPMGRFDNWYKKRVNRIYPTVFAWAILSTLFFDKDDNIVDVILYGGSWFITCVMIYYVLLYLINRYMINHLYLATMIVIIIVIAWFFLIQRPLNYNIYGYNYFKWGHYFLYALFGAMIGISKKQFKFQFNYDLIKLILSTIVFYGILMLSQKLQWYPDIQLLSLIPLGIIVFYFYKLANNEIVKHAYNSQILGPIMKTISGLCLEIYLVQFSLFTDKMNSIFPLNLLIMFIIIIIAAYILRCLARIFSQTFMEKQFNWKLIFQLY, via the coding sequence ATGAAAGAAAGAAATATTAGCATCGATATATTGAAATTTTTTGCCGCTCTTTTGATTACCAATTCACATATGGAATTGTTGTATCCTAATAAAATATTTGCCACTGGTGGAGCAATAGGTGATGCCTTATTCTTTTTTACCATTGGATTTGTACTATTTCTTAAACCTATGGGACGTTTTGATAATTGGTATAAAAAAAGAGTAAATAGAATTTATCCTACGGTTTTTGCTTGGGCAATTTTGAGCACACTATTCTTCGATAAGGATGATAATATCGTAGATGTTATATTGTATGGAGGCAGTTGGTTTATTACTTGTGTAATGATTTACTACGTATTACTCTATCTTATTAATCGATATATGATTAACCATCTTTACTTAGCAACAATGATTGTCATAATAATTGTAATTGCTTGGTTCTTTTTAATACAAAGACCATTGAACTATAACATCTATGGATATAACTATTTTAAATGGGGACATTACTTTTTATATGCTTTATTTGGTGCAATGATAGGTATTTCAAAAAAACAATTTAAATTTCAATTTAATTATGACCTTATTAAACTTATCTTAAGTACTATAGTTTTTTATGGTATTCTAATGCTATCTCAGAAACTACAATGGTATCCAGACATTCAATTACTATCTTTAATTCCGCTCGGAATCATTGTATTCTATTTTTACAAACTAGCCAATAATGAAATTGTAAAACACGCTTATAATAGCCAAATCTTAGGTCCAATCATGAAAACTATTTCGGGACTATGTTTAGAGATTTATTTGGTACAATTTTCTCTATTCACGGATAAAATGAATAGTATTTTTCCGTTGAACCTATTAATTATGTTTATAATTATAATAATTGCAGCGTATATTTTAAGATGTCTTGCCAGAATATTTTCTCAAACCTTTATGGAAAAACAGTTCAATTGGAAATTGATCTTTCAATTGTATTGA
- a CDS encoding serine acetyltransferase, translating to MNFIFQDWNANTTKGRLIMVLFRLANIGTRNKFLKIIGLPYRLFYTFFVEWTLGIELQWRTKAGKGLMLHHGQALVVHGGTILGTNCSLRQSTTIGRKELPDGSFSASPVIGNNVDIGSNVCIIGGLHIGDNVKIGSGSVVVRDVPNNCTVVGNPAREIHK from the coding sequence ATGAATTTTATATTTCAAGACTGGAATGCAAATACCACCAAAGGACGACTAATTATGGTACTGTTTAGGCTGGCTAATATTGGTACGCGTAATAAGTTCTTAAAAATTATTGGTCTACCGTATCGTCTTTTTTATACATTCTTTGTTGAATGGACTTTAGGTATAGAGCTTCAATGGAGAACCAAAGCAGGAAAAGGATTAATGCTACATCATGGTCAAGCTCTGGTTGTGCATGGCGGAACGATATTGGGCACAAATTGCTCATTAAGGCAAAGTACGACTATTGGCAGAAAAGAATTACCTGACGGTAGTTTTAGTGCATCCCCAGTAATAGGAAACAATGTTGACATTGGTAGTAATGTTTGTATTATAGGTGGGTTACATATTGGAGATAACGTAAAGATAGGTAGTGGAAGCGTTGTTGTACGGGATGTGCCTAATAACTGTACTGTTGTTGGAAATCCAGCTAGAGAGATTCATAAATAA